The Anomaloglossus baeobatrachus isolate aAnoBae1 chromosome 5, aAnoBae1.hap1, whole genome shotgun sequence genome includes the window GTTTTCTGCCATTCTGTAACATTCAGCAAATGGTGCATCACATCTCCTCTAGCATCTGCTCCTGTGATGTCTGTTTCTGTTAGCAAGTGCTGCCTTCATTCTGAGGGTGGCGCTGGTGTTGGAGACATCGGAAACAGCATGTCTGGGCGGCACAGGCTATGTCCAGCCACAAACATTATGGAGGTTGGAATCTGTAATACCATCCAGTCTCGCAGTATGGGTGTGTGAAGTCCAGCTGCAGTAATCAGCTCCCTGCTTTAGCCAATTGAGAAACACCGCACCCTACTAAAGCGTGAAGCATATTGCTGGAAGCTGCCAGATATAGCCTCATTCTCCTCTGGTTCAGTCCTCTGTGCTCAGCTCCCTGCTTGTGTATTGGTTTCCTGTTGTGACCCCAACCTGTTTGCTGACTACTctgattttgtattttttttctgtccTTTTGATTCTGAACATGCTACCTGACTATTCTTCTTGTCATCTCACACCCCCCATCTCACACCAGCAGCTAACTCCCTGGCCCCAGTATAGGGGTGCCTGTTTAAGCCCAGATCCAAGTATAGGTGTTAAAGggaacaatcaccaggattttgctatataaggcccgtttcacacgtcagtgaaaaacagtgacgtttttcactggcgtgtaaaacacgcacatgtcatgggttgtctaagtgcaatccgggctccgttctccgtggcccgtgattgcacttagaaaacaactcacctgtgcgcgctcccgctgtccatggtgctgatcgctcccgcggtgcagcattcgGCCGGcgttgacccccgcagcagctgctttcgggtcggctgtgtcgcgcataatgaatatgcgcgacagtaatgagctggctcagaagcagcagggagaacgggctgcagaggacatcgctggacgccgggtgagttaaaatgttttttattttaaaagcacgtttttttctggcacgtgtttcacggaccacaccactgcgtggtccgtggaacatcagtgatgccagaaaaaaatggacatgtctctgtgcggcaatcacgcacacgcgggtacgccgcacggagacacgtgcagtgaaaaatcactgacgtgtgagcagacccattcattataatgggtctgcgtatgtcagtgattctggtacatttttaaaaaagcacaaacgtcccagaatcactgacgtgtgaaaggggcctaaagtaaAGGCAGTACCATACTGACACTAGTATGCTAAATCCAAGAATACCTTTTGCTGAAAGattggatgcttggttgctgaaatatctgtaatcaaagttttAATAATGCACTGCACCTTTAATTGGCATGGGCAGGGCTTTGTGGATTGAGTTCTCGCTATAAAGTCCTCCTCCAGAGTCCTCAACAGCAGCATTGGCGGTGTGGtgcaatatttaaataaagaaaagggggcatgccaTACAAGGCGCAGGAGGAGGAGCTGACCCACAAAATCCATCCTACTATGCACATTCCAATCATAGGTGCAGTACATTCCTGTAACTTTGATTACAGTTATTTCAGTAGAAACGCattgcttggattcagcatcctagtgccagtatggcactgcctttactttatatagcaaaatcctggtggttggttccctttaaagggtcaaGGGCAAGGCAATCCATGGTATCTGGAAAGTGGAATAGATAGTGTCCAGTCTATTCCTGATAGCCATCTTCTAAGCGGCCGGGTGACCAGAAACAATGTCCCCGTTTCATTGTGCCTGGCTGAGCAGTATTCAGGGTATGACAACCatgactgctgtatggggcctggtgaagagggggacCCGGGATAaccacttagctttattaagccccgggccctAGCCGGGCcggctcttcactgggccccagtcacagccacagcagaggagcccagaagtGTTGCTTCAGTCACTGCACActgctaatttgcatgcgaagccCTTCTAAGTCATCGTAAtttaaattagccatgtggtggaagCAAGGTGAGTGGAACAGAGAAGTGAGCTACCGTGTCATCCCGCGGCCcagcgtgcagcagcgtgatgaggtcatcactcttgcGATTTCATCACACTGTTGCAGGCAACATGGAGGTGGTGAGGaaagctctgcagagattcaccaaTAGCAGCCTCTGGCCAATCAAAGGCTAGCAGGTAACGTCATACAACGACGTCACATGCTGGCCTCTGATGAAGCGCTGCACAGAGATCCTGTGCGCGGTGGCAGAAATGATCTAAAGTAAAGCGCAGATGGCTGCGGCCCTCGGCATAGGGCTGCGATCGTCGGGGTCCTGCAGGTCACAAGAAGCTGCCTCAGGTGCCACATGCGGCCTGAGCTTCGCGTATTTGAGATCACTGGGTTAAAGAGAGGTGTGTTGCGTACTGCGTGGGATGTGAGCACGCCTCACTCAGGATCCCGATTAAGGATACAGAAAACAAATTACTGGCAGCCGCACCCTGGTCTATAAGACAAGCCACAGTCGCGGTGATTTAACTAAAACTGCATGTGCGTCTCTACTGGACGGCCATTTCGGAGTCCGTATATGCAGTCCTAGTTAAATCACCGGTGGCCGCTACTTGTCTTATAGATCAGGATGCAGCTCCCTGACGCATATGTCAACAAAAATGGCTCGCTGTGTCACCTCTGACATGTGTATCATAGGTTAGCGATCACTGTCTTAAGAGGATCATCCTATTTTTCTTCAAAGGAATTTCAAACTTGTCAGCACATTCTACGTACGCTGGTAATTGGCTTTCTAGTTTACAGATCTGGGCAGGTAAGGGTCAGCATCTTCTAATTCCAGGGGgcaggtggatcctccaatttgtAAGCTCTATAGAAGAAGGACTTCCAGTGCCCAAAGTAATTTGAACAATTTCAAATGGAGAAGAATGTTGTGGTCTAGCGGCAAAATggtgatcacatgactgtgatatATAAATTAAAATGATTCCCATAAAATATACAAAGTTTATCCAACTAACATAAAATCAAGGTTACATAAATAACAACAGCAAAGTACAAAAATTGCCATACTGACCAAGTAAACCAAAGGAGTGGTGGTCGTCCCTGAAAATGCAAGGTGCCTTAATACCCTTACCCTTTGGGTCTACCTAGCCATGGGGGGAGATTCGCCCAATGGAAATGGCGCCCCCGTAACGTAGTGGCTAACCATTCCAAAACTCCCACACCCGTATCAAAGGGAGGGAATACTGTTATATTTCTGGACTCCACCaccgataaagcagccacagccggtgaatgagaagaatctgtgacttctctgcatttagttgtcactactcacctgggtagccatatgtaggaatctcctctttacagcgctcatcacccctcacatatgtctctgtagtattaataaggttcagatcttcagcctgaaacaaacattgcaaaagtcacagacagatggagaagtcacatctatgatcagctctaatcctgccatctccaccgctctcattacacaagtataaaacatataatattgGTGGATGAAACAAGacggagcacaagaccttcacagccgtctacacatcatagggagatttcatgacaccttctctccatctacctgatgatcctgagaaacatcaggatcttcttgtttacagtcctgtgggagaagaggacggggacatctctctggtgttgtcatcttactggatagacctggaggaaacacatacagggactgaattcattccttacatacagataattataggccgtgtgtatttagtcctgtctattacccgatgatgtgaggggctggggaacctccatcatgacgtctttgtacagatctttgtgtccttctaaatactcccactcctccatggagaaatagacggtgacgtcctgacaccttataggaacctgacatacaataataccgtcacccccgatcccttcatagcgtttctgtataatgtcccagcattcccagcagtgtcacctctccagtcagcagctcaatcatctcgtaggtgagttctaggatcttctggtcattgatgtcctcatgtatcggggggtgaggtggaggccccgtgattgggctcaggggtcttccccatccctcagacacaggggcctgacagcgctcactagaggtcttcttcactactgtgtaatcctggttatggagagacacagtaataaatctcactacagacatttccagagtcctcacctctccagttctgtccatctgttattcccatagataagaatgatgtaagctGACGTCAtcggaatctctcacctctccagtaagccggaagaggatctctagggtgaggtgtaatatcctctccgtcaTCTTGTCCCTGTCTCTATGCATCCTTCATGGGGCAATCAGTAGAATTCTCTTCtaaagaagatctccactgagaggattcgatattgtagggacctgaatggggagaagatgacgatgtaacatcataaaagaATCCTGTgtgataatacaattactggagataataagggaaaATGTTTGAGGAGATACAATGTGGCAAATTTTCTATTCTCTCCTCTCATAAGGTGTGAGGTTTTCAGACTTTTTGATATGTTTTCTGTCATTTTTGCTTTAATCTGGTGTTTTTCCGTTGGCCATCTTGTTTCCTGTTCTGCTGCCAACACCTTGccttcagtcaatatggattcctcagcgtcTACGTTTCCAACCTATtttctgccaattacctgcttaagccgccTCAGCTGattgaccagtgcttctgaatcctgtgtgCAGCCTGTCTATAACCTACCCTCCTGAAGGTACTGACTACTCCCCAGCCGGTTCTTGCTCCGCTAGGGGTTCCTCTGCCTCAGATTCCTGGAAGCTCATCTCCACACAGGTACCCTCCTGTATCACCACCGACGCTCATCAGGAAGTAAGAAAGAGACTGTTTATAGAGACATCTGCTTTACTCTGGACGTTTATACCTGCTTATTTGATTTCTGTAACTTGTTAAAACAATCTTCTGCTATGTGCTTTTACTTGTATGAAATAATACAAGAACAATCTGCAGAACCCGTGTCTCCTGTGTTCCTTGCATCCACGTAATAGACTCTACACTAAAAGTATTCTACACTTTACATAAGGACTTGAACACAAGTTGAATTGCTAACTAAGGGtacctgtataagatgagaattagGTATGAGTGGCCCTGTAGATGTTCGCTGAATTCAGCTGGACATTAGGCAAGTGTTTGGCCCGAGTTCCAAAACCTGAACTTAAAATGCTGTAAAATGGtcctagtaagggctaggggcctgcaaaaggaagcaaatgggGGTAAAAGCAGAACTATTAGACATACAGTGTTTTCCCGAAGATAAGATGGCTGTCAGACTTATGCACTTGCTTGCTGTTTAAACAAAATGAATATtcgctgcttcccccgcccaccctttgtgctggcatctgtgattggttgcagtcagtctacTGTATTCTAGTGttaaaattaataaatattttttttttataactgtttATTTATTTGCAAAGATTTTCCATTTTAGAACATAAAAGTGCAAAATTACATTTCAAAAGTTTTCAACAAGACTTGACTAGACTTTTAGACAGGGGAGACTCAGGGAAAGATAGGATAGGGAAGAGCGGGggttaataaataatttttaaaaaataacgtGTTGTTCGCCTTATTCTGCAAACCAGCCAAAGCTAAAAAAGAAAAGCATggcgtcccctctatttttgataaccagccaaagtaaagctgacagctgggggctggtattatcaggcagttaagagccttaaggtccagtcacactaagcaacttaccagcgatcccaacaacgatagggatcgctggtaagttgataGGAGGTtgatggtgagatgtcacactgcgacgctccagcgatcccaccagcaacctgacctggcagggatcgctggagcgtggctacacgagttgctggtgagctcaccagcaaccagtgaccagcccccagcgccgcgtggaagatgctgcgcttggtaactaaggtaaatatcgggtagccaacccgatatttaccttggttaccagcgcacggagctacacgtgcagagaacagggagcagtgcacactgagcgctggctccctgctctcctagttacagcacacatcgggttaattacccgatgtgtgctgcagctacatgtgcacagagcagggagcagcgcacaccgcttagcgctggctccttgctctcctagttacagcacacatcgggttaattacccgatgtgtgctgcagctaaatgtgcacagagaaggagccggcactgacagtgagagcggcggaggctggtaacaaaggtaaatatcgggtaaccaaggacagggcttcttggttacccgatgtttacattggttaccagcctccgcagaagccggctcctgctgcctgcacatttagttgttgctgtctcgctgtcacacacagcgatctgtgcttcacagcgggacagcaacaactaaaaaatggcccaggacattcagcaacaaccaacgacctcacagcaggggccaggttgttgctggatgtcacacacagcaacatcgctagcaacgtcacaaaagttgttcgttagcagcgatgttgctagcgatgttgcttagtgtgacggggcctttagatattggccccttcccagcctgatatcagccaacagctgctgcTTTACTTTTGTCTGattatcaaaatagaggggggaaGCTATatcttttttcaattatttttaagGGATAGGAAGGGCAGGGAAATCAGTGAAATATTGGGAAACAAAGCTTAAACGAATTGGAATAGTAAAAAACTATTAACATTTTCCGGGGACAAAAGCTCACATCAGAGCCGCAGCTCAATGGTGAGCGCAGTCTTGTGTCGCTgctctgatgagagttgtagtAAATACCCAGCAAATTTGAACAGCTGTTTTTTAACATTTCACAGATTTCTCTGTCCTTAATAATAAgaatagaaaaaaaactaactgctTGACTTCCAAATACCAAAGTTGAACACGGACATCTCTGAGAAGACCGTGTTAGTAGTCGAGACATGGACAATAGGTATCTGGTATGAAGGCAGAACTTTACCATTCGGGTACAGTCATCACAAATCAGGAATAGTAGTGATTTGGTAGAAGCATATTTTAGCTGCATCTAAAACACTGCGCAAAACAGAACTAGCACAGTGGAATTAAtataaatcccatgcccactgtgcttcttttcaatGCTGTGTAAACTAGCCTAAGGTGCGGGTTTCTTATTCGCAGCATGTCATTTTCTCATGCGGAGacgctgatcgtgggcatgtaccctaagacATCTTCTTCATTCTCCCAATAACTGGCTATGTTGGCCACTGCTCTGGCAACTGATAGGCTGTGCAAActtctccctgaccttctatcattccttcttgatgtatttggtatcctatgtatcgcctctgctttgttttctctttctttttaggacccaggggagttcctcacccttttagctgcttttcatcagcacttacttggtgtctatatataccctcatttccctatactcagtgctggtgattaAGCAATAACCTCCACATCCAGagcggcaacatctggctccactaTTTTAAAGGACCTTTACAAAGACAACCCAAGTGAAGACCTTAGCCCGGCTCAAAAAGAGCTTGTGAACAAACTGAAGGATATGGTGGAAAGATTTTAAAACTTTCAAAGCCCCCTGGATACACCAATCAAATTGCTAGAAATAACCGAAATGATCACACTGATGAAAGGTAAAAAAAAGCCAGCGGCCCAGATGGACTATTCCCAGAAATGCTAAAATACAGCCGACATCCAAGCTGCAATAACAAAACCATTCAATATCGTACTGCAGGTTGgctagttccccaaaacttggaaccAATGCCTCAAAACCCCAATGCACAAAAATAGGGACAAGTAAGACCCAGCAACCTACGGGAATGTGTCAACAGCAACCCAGGGAAACTGTTCAACTGCATCGTGAATAGAAGGATCCTCACCTTCTAAACCCAGCAAAACgtactgagcaaaagccaagcagggttcatgCCAAACTACCAAACGGCTGACCACATCTACTTCCTGCACAGCTTCATCAAGAACCACGTCCACaacacaaagcatgggaagatctaTGAATAGTTTGTGAAAttcaagaaggcctttgactcagtgtggcacccactGCTATTCCTAAAACTGTTGGGGAGCGGAATAGGAGGCAAAACGTATGATATCATCCGAAGCTCCTACACTGACAACTGCAGGGTGAGGGTAAGGAGGACAGCCTGTTTCCAACAGAGCTGAATCGTCAGACAGGGCTGCAACCTCAGTCCAACACTGTTCAACATTTCCATCACCGAGCTGGCGGTGGCTCTGGAATCCTCCTCAGCACCAGGACCTCCATGGCACAGAGGTGAAATTTCTGCTATACGCTGATGACCTTGTGCTGTTTTCACCaactgagaaaggcctccaagataatCTGAAAATCCGAGATACCTTCAGCATCACATGGGCACTGACTATCAACTGTAAGAAAACTAACATAATGGTCTTCCAGAAAAGAAAGCAGAGACCTGTTAGCCAGCCTCCCTATATGATAGACAACTGTCCCCTTACAGAAACCAACAAGTACACCTACCTAGTCCTAGAACTCAGCAAATCAGGGAGCTTTAAGCAAACCATAGAGCTGGTGAAAGAAAAGGCATACAaagccttctatgccatcagaagagatCTGTAACTATCTGGAGAAAAACCTTTAATACCATCATTGGCCCAATCCTTCTGTATGTCAATGAAGTCTGGCGTCGAGCCTCATACCCAAACTGGTCAAAGTGGGACGCTGGGCTAacggaaatattccacctggagttATGCAAGCACTTCCAGAGCACATCAAACATTGTCTGCCGAGCAGAGCTGGGCAGAGTCCCTCTACACCTTGCAATCCAAAAGAAGCTGCTGTCATTCAAGGCTCATCCACATAGCAGTAGTACCAGCTCCTACCATCACAAAGCCTTGCTACACCAGGAAGACCCAGGAGAATGAAACCGCCCAACATAAAACAACCAAAGTCAGCCTGACCAAGCCACCAACCTACATGGCCTGACAAAAGGCCTAATAAAAGGTGAAGACCGGAAGGAAGTAGACAAAAGCAAGGAGGAATATCTTAGCATTTGGAAGAACGACAAAAAGAAATCCCAGGAACTGACGATATACCACAACCTACAGAGGGAGTTTAAACTGTCCCCCATATCTAGAGAAACTAGCAAACCCtgaatctatatatagatatatagatatctctatccacattttatatatatatatatatatatatatatatatatatatatatatatatatatatatatatatatatataatctatccatctatatatatatatatatatacagttaggtccagaaatatttggacagtgacacaagttttgttattttagctgtttacaaaaacatgttcagaaatacaattatatatatataatatgggctgaaagtgcacactcccagctgcaatatgagagttttcacatccaaatcggagaaagggtttaggaatcatagctctgttatgcatagcctcctctttttaaagggaccaaaagtaattggacaagggactctaagggctgcaattaactctgaaggcgtctccctcgttaacctgtaatcaatgaagtagttaaaaggtctggggttgattacaggtgtgtggttttgcatttggaagctgttgctgtgaccaaccAACATGCGGTCTCAGGAACTCTCAAtttaggtgaagcagaacatcctgaggctgaaaaaaaagaaaaaatccatcagagagatagcagacatgcttggagtagcaaaatcaacagttgggtacattctgagaaaaaaggaattgactggagagcttgggaactcaaaaaggcctgggcgtccacggatgacaacagtggtggatgatcgccgcatactttctttggtgaagaagaacccgttcacaacatcaactgaagtccagaacactctcagtgaagtaggtgtatctgtctctaagtcaacagtaaagagaagactccatgaaagtaaatacaaagggttcacatctagatgcaaaccattcatcaattccaaaaatagacaggccagagttaaatttgctgaaaaacacctcatgaagccagctcagttctggaaaagtattctatggacagatgagacaaagatcaacctgtaccagaatgatgggaagaaaaaagtttggagaagaaagggaacggcacatgatccaaggcacaccacatcctctgtaaaacatggtggaggcaacgtgatggcatgggcatgcatggctttcaatggcactgggtcacttgtgtttattgatgacataacagcagacaagagtagccggatgaattctgaagtgtaccgggatatactttcagcccagattcagccaaatgccgcaaagttgatcggacggcgcttcatagtacagatggacaatgaccccaagcatacagccaaagctacccaggagttcataagtgcaaaaaagtggaacattctgcaatggccaagtcaatcaccagatcttaacccaattgagcatgcatttcacttgctcaaatccagacttaagacggaaagacccacaaacaagcaagacctgaaggctgcggctgtaaaggcctggcaaagcattaagaaggaggaaacccagcgtttggtgatgtccatgggttccagacttaaggcagtgattgcctccaaaggattcgcaacaaaatatagaaaatacaaatattttgtttgggtttggtttatttgtccaattacttttgacctcctaaaatgtggagtgtttgtaaagaaatgtgtacaattcctacaatttctatcagatatttttgttcaaaccttcaaattaaacgttacaattgtgataccaatgtgatatgactgaagtttgaatgtgattagataggaatcataataaaaagataggagtgatcccagatattatttgacctatcaataattcagtatcaaagagatgtcctttggataatatttcactaatgatgaccaagaaatacatgtcaaccaggttttgaagcagtttttagataataaggaagtaacatttacagttccacttaccggaaacttgtggttagcttaaagacaggtttaaggaagcttgcatatgaaatttacggctcattgcaatatttcactaacactatggtcaaactgtggtcggtcagttgtcaactggcaggatgtgcaggaagctgccggtgcccacaacagtttgtggtcaagttacatgaacatgactcagctgtcacatgctggtgaccatttaaacacaacctacaaattttcctataaaaatacaccgaactcgcttaatgttagggataccttccaggacattgaagtgtacgtacgcactgttcctgtgatgcaagatgccatgttgattccttatcattaactcgagttacctccgatgtgaaaggattgctataacataacggtaatgttgatgcatatttctgttattgtataagattctatgaaaatagttcttatgcctatgtaccattgactatatatattcatgtgctattaaaataaatagtatcttgctataaagaatattagtattcgtgcctgattaggatatcagtgagcgcttcgtaagtacgggctttcagcccctttttagtagaatttagcaagacataaattggcgtagtcggcaggatcacttctataagaagtaattaacgaatttttgtaatttagaagttaaaaacatatatttggcaaatttccagatatttttcaatctttttgcatagtgtcaaaatgttcagaaaatgtaaggataatgttaaggaggttgttgtggagatcccatgctggactgaggctccctacaatcttatagcacatgaatttgtcaattgtggattggcagaacaatggcagaataagcttaagggttgtgtacctactgatgttgtgaatgtactcagtagtgcccctgtgaaaacaggtgatgtagtgtcttgtggattggtagaacaatggcaggacaagcttatgggtagtgaagctactgatgttgtgaatgtactcagtggtgcccctgtgaaagcaggtgatgtagcgtcttgtggattggcagaacaatggcaggacaagcttatgggtagtgaagctactgatgttgtgaatgtactcagtggtgcccctgtgaaagcaggtgatgtagtgtctttagcacggcacaaacaatggcaggataagctcaagggtagtgaagctactgatgttgtgaatgtattcggtagtgtccctgtgaaagcaggtgatgtagtgtctttagcacggcacatctggattttggcaagtgcatatagtgtaatgcatgagcgtaatctaaagatgcagaagaaaagttcccagatgtaacaaaagatgatagaattaggttgcctgaaaacagttttggaatgtaataccagactgttgaaggataaattggaacattatcagaatgtggcacaaaaagctgccataaaaattgctcaaaataagtacaagaaaagaagaggaaaggtaaataaaaccaaagtacataaaagtatagtctcagcttctataaactgggatcctgatacttgggatggggatgtgtgggattcatcttcatcatctgatgaggaggattaccataaagggaagattcaggctaacccagtaaggaggcgcctagagaggacagaaaatgagatcatccgggaacatgtccgggatggtcaggggaatctgcaatatgacgaagatggtaatgccatcataaatgagagaacgattcctcatgtaaaaaatcgagtaaccattgaagattactctcaaggagaagttgatagtattttaacacagtttagacaaaaaccaggagaaggagaaattccctggttggtcagggtggcacgatctcggaggaggtggagtgcactttgacgccggagacgtggcaaaatttgtcaccatgtctcgggacccagtaattcagagatcaataaaaaattattttgttgatcataatgagcatggtaatcaaaacttaatcatgatcttagcccatgtttttctggacaaatacccatgagaagcagactttcctatcaatgataaatcttggtataccttaaaagatggtatggaaaggctgaaggaagaagcaatgaggaatgctcttcctcttttgggaatggatgatgattatctccagtacccattgaaagccagcataagaaataggctgcttaaacatgctcctccagcatacaaaacagttatttaaccttaactgtagcgctgactggagaatcaatcggtgtagttctagggaggatgagggagttacaggatatgggacagtgggataaaccgtcccctggaggccatgtcggtaacagtaagccaaacaatcctgattgtaaagagaaatcagtaggggaggccccaagggtgtctcgcaaagacatgttccaggctttgcttaaagccgggatcaataaggaaaggattgatggaaaggagacaggag containing:
- the LOC142312268 gene encoding oocyte zinc finger protein XlCOF29-like is translated as MHRDRDKMTERILHLTLEILFRLTGEDYTVVKKTSSERCQAPVSEGWGRPLSPITGPPPHPPIHEDINDQKILELTYEMIELLTGEVTLLGMLGHYTETL